The sequence ATCCTTCTTGCTACGATAAGGTTGTACGAGGCGATTGGGCCAGATCCTGCTAGCTCTACCCAAGCATCCTGACGCTCAATTGCATCACCAAAAGAATCCAGAAAAATTGTGGGCGTCCATGCCTCGGCGCTCACGCCAGCAACTCTCCCGAAGACTTCTCTGTGATACCGTTCGTAATCATCGCCACTAAGATCAGCCCCATTTCGCAAAATGCGTAATTTCAGATCTTCTTCCATCAAAGCAAGTCCGACACTTGCTAAGTCGTTGCCCGTAATGGTTTTCTGCTCAGTGGTTGCAGTTGTGAGGAAAAAGCTATTTGCTCCGGCGCCAGCTATAGTGTCGTTAAGGACCACTCCGAGCGCCAAAGCTCCATAAGCTACTTCAAATGATGCTAGTGATCTGTAATAGGCAATCCGGTCGCCGGCTTCAGCGTGGAAGCTTAGAATGTCTAATTGTTGTGAGGTCAATGTAGTCATGAAAAATTATGCTCCCGAGGATGTTGCACAGTTTAAAAATTGTGTGGTATCGGCTTGAAATTCACGCCAGTTCGGAAGGTCTGAACGTTGGAAATTTAAGGTCACATCCATGCCCGACGCACGAAAATTGAGCTGGCAGCCTGGGTTCAAAACAGAGTCTGGAGCGTCGCATTCCAAGACGGATGTCAAACCTTTGCTCGGCGACTCCGCTATGTACACATTTTCTGGACGTCGGAATTGAGGCTGTACCCCTGAAAACCCCAACTCATATAATCCATGAGGCCCGGGCAATCGAGTGAAAACACCAGAGATGCGTTTCCTATCTTTTATCAAGATAGACAGTTTCATATGAATCGCCGCCACTTCATCGAGAGGGACAACGTCGGTAGTATTGAAGGTAAACCAGTTATGCACACCGACGCGATTGCGTTTTGACGTTTCTGGCCGACTCACCGGTGCAAAACTTCCAATTTCAACGCTGAACAGCTGCGACGTGGTTTCATAGCCGCTTTTACGATCCCAAAAATCTTCAAAATACTGTTTAGGCACCCGCATCGGAACATGGCGGTCCTCAAGCTGCATCCGAATAGAAAAGTCAACATAGGTCGCGTCATCCGTGAAGGCTGTGCAGGGAGAGCGCTCCTCCGACATCGGTGTTAAAGAGCTGTCTATGGTGTTAGCGGTTGCCGGTGAGTTTACAAAAGCCAAGACAACCACAAGGCTCGCTTTAAGAAAAGACGCTGCATCCCGAAGAATGGCACATGACGACACAAAAGAAACGCGTGCGCAGAGAGTGTCATAGTTTGAACGACCTAGAACTTTTTCGGTTGGCATTTATTACCTCAATTTATCCAAATACTTAAAGTAGTTCTGTAGAAAAAACGCTCCTGGGCGCGGAATTAGCAGTTCGGTTCATACATACCCATCTTGAGCATAGGCTGAAAAATCAGATAAAGGCGCTGTCTGGAGGAACAGGAGTATCGCAACAAACATCAAACAGTCTTACACATTTACAATTAACCGATATCCACATACATCCATAGATTGTATTGTACGTCAAGACTTTGATTATTATCCTTTTTTCGGCTGTGCTTCAGGCGGTGGATTTCATCGTTCATCTCAAGGATGTGAACGTGGAGGGTCAGTAGGGAATACGTTCAAACAGACTGAGAACCTCCTCAGCCTTAGCACGGCCGATCCGCGTCCCTCTTCTGGTGGCGGATGTCCCAAGACCTACCTCATCACACTCAGAGGCAGCTATAAGCTGCCCTATTGCAGTGTCTCGATCACCTTTCCTAGCCAAAGCCCCTAAATTGTTGAATGCACCCAAGACAAGCTGGTGAAGGCCTTTGTCTTGAAACGAAGGCTAGCGCCACAAAAGAAAAGGGTCGACGTAGAGAGGGATGTCCTCATCAACGAACGGAATTGCAAAATCAAGCTCGGCCTGCGGCACGAAAACATCATGAAATTCGGTAAATCGGGGGCGAATGAGCGCCATAGTAAACTACCTCGCCGCAACCGCTGCGATGTGACCTGCAAACTCGGTCACAAACGTTTTAAGTGATGCAAGCTCACTCAAGTGCCTAAACTGACCATCAGCCGCCGCTTCACGCGGCGACGCCAAAAGTGCCGCGCTATTGTAGAGCCCTTCCTGCACAAGGCGCTTACAAAGGATGTCGTATCGTTCAATGTATGATGCGCCTCGAAAAACCGGATCAACATGAAAATGAGGCTCTGAAACCTTCACCGGCGAGGTCGATGCATCACACTCTTCAACAAGCATTAACCATCCCAAGAAAGGGCGCGAAGTATCCTCTCCGAATGCGCCTTCTCGGTAAGCCGTCCACATGTCATGCGCACTGCCCATGACCTCTTCGGAACGGTTGTTAAAATTGTTGCCAAAGGATGGGCCCACTTGAGACTTAAATTCAAGCGCCGCCACGAGTTCCCCACGCCGCAAGATCAGCATATCCCACTCCTTTGTCGGTCGGTAAAACCCTGGCAGAACGAGAGACCGCTTTCTCACGCAAA is a genomic window of Falsihalocynthiibacter arcticus containing:
- a CDS encoding PaeR7I family type II restriction endonuclease — protein: MTLDLADYEAQAREAVKLFWGNRKAALAKQTDAGNQDAGARGAVTAGKNLDGFVAMVQSLVEANELWDAEICVRKRSLVLPGFYRPTKEWDMLILRRGELVAALEFKSQVGPSFGNNFNNRSEEVMGSAHDMWTAYREGAFGEDTSRPFLGWLMLVEECDASTSPVKVSEPHFHVDPVFRGASYIERYDILCKRLVQEGLYNSAALLASPREAAADGQFRHLSELASLKTFVTEFAGHIAAVAAR